From Halomicrobium salinisoli, the proteins below share one genomic window:
- a CDS encoding glycoside hydrolase family 3 N-terminal domain-containing protein — protein MDDSPRPYEDPDRPVSERVTDLRERMTLEEKVGQITGMIAGRPETEHDLEDVHEAIRERDVGCVAPFGWLGAVLTEPSEIPESVNELQRIAVEETRLGIPLLFSVDATRGFATVTGATVFPSGLGVGATWDPDLAERAAALTATAVRATGATQTYAPTCDVVRDPRWGRAMECYGESPRLVADIAAARVRGYQHESRGGEGVIATAKHFPAYSEPERGEDAAPVDVSEYTLRNVHVPPFEAAIEAGVRSVMPSYSSINGEPAHASERYLRDMLREELGFEGHTVADWDATNMLVDEQRVATDRADGLRRTRTAGVDVCHKYEPGDIDRLIDLVESGDLPESTLDDAVERVLRAKFEVGLFDDPYVDPDGAREALARDEHVETAREVVRESLTLLENDETLPLSDDADVLVTGVFADFLGDLFGGYSLYDTSEFPDWAAGRSVRAGIEARSAGEVTFESGVEPNEKRDVDAAVAAAADADVAVAVVGEQWYYHEFCTGARAPEEWPHRASLELSTPQREFVEALAETGTPTVVVLVSGRPLAVEGVADVADALVLAYYPGTAGGDAVADVLYGDADPGGRLPVSVPRSAGHLPQHREVRRQGRPIEQAHLDSYDPLYPFGYGLSYASFDYEDLGVTPTEGTASTTFRFDVTVSNASDRAGTDVVQVYGSQRVSRRVRPVEELVGYERVDLDPGERRTVTVDVPAERLGYYRPGDGYVLEPGRYDVSVGEFGRTITVVDE, from the coding sequence ATGGACGACTCCCCGCGGCCGTACGAGGACCCGGACCGGCCGGTGTCCGAGCGCGTTACCGACCTGCGCGAGCGGATGACTCTCGAAGAGAAGGTCGGGCAGATCACCGGGATGATCGCCGGACGGCCCGAGACGGAACACGACCTCGAAGACGTCCACGAGGCGATCCGCGAGCGCGACGTCGGTTGCGTGGCGCCGTTCGGGTGGCTCGGGGCCGTCCTGACCGAACCGAGCGAGATACCCGAATCCGTCAACGAACTCCAGCGGATCGCCGTCGAAGAGACGCGCCTCGGGATCCCGCTGCTGTTCAGCGTCGACGCGACACGCGGGTTCGCGACGGTGACGGGCGCGACGGTGTTTCCCAGCGGGCTGGGGGTGGGCGCGACCTGGGACCCGGACCTGGCCGAGCGGGCAGCGGCCCTGACGGCGACGGCGGTCCGTGCGACCGGGGCGACCCAGACGTACGCGCCGACCTGTGACGTCGTCCGGGACCCCCGCTGGGGCCGCGCCATGGAGTGTTACGGCGAGAGCCCTCGTCTCGTGGCCGACATCGCCGCCGCGAGAGTTCGGGGCTACCAGCACGAGTCCCGGGGCGGCGAGGGGGTGATCGCGACCGCCAAGCACTTCCCGGCGTACTCCGAGCCCGAGCGGGGCGAGGACGCGGCGCCCGTCGACGTCTCCGAGTACACGCTCCGGAACGTCCACGTCCCGCCGTTCGAGGCGGCCATCGAGGCCGGCGTCCGCTCCGTCATGCCCTCGTATAGCTCCATCAACGGCGAGCCGGCCCACGCCTCCGAGCGGTACCTGCGCGACATGTTGCGCGAGGAGTTGGGCTTCGAGGGGCACACGGTCGCCGACTGGGACGCCACGAACATGCTGGTCGACGAGCAGCGAGTCGCCACCGACCGGGCGGACGGGCTCCGACGGACGCGGACGGCCGGCGTCGACGTCTGTCACAAGTACGAACCGGGCGATATCGACCGACTGATCGACCTCGTCGAGTCCGGCGACCTACCCGAGTCGACGCTCGACGACGCCGTCGAACGGGTCCTCCGGGCGAAGTTCGAAGTCGGCCTCTTCGACGACCCGTACGTGGACCCGGACGGCGCCCGGGAGGCGCTGGCCCGCGACGAACACGTCGAGACCGCCCGGGAGGTGGTCCGGGAGTCGCTGACGCTGCTGGAAAACGACGAGACCCTCCCGCTTTCCGACGACGCCGACGTGCTGGTGACGGGGGTCTTCGCCGACTTCCTCGGGGACCTGTTCGGCGGGTACAGCCTGTACGACACCAGCGAGTTCCCCGACTGGGCGGCCGGGCGCAGCGTCCGCGCCGGCATCGAGGCGCGGTCGGCGGGCGAGGTCACCTTCGAGAGCGGCGTGGAACCCAACGAAAAACGAGACGTCGACGCCGCCGTCGCGGCCGCCGCCGACGCGGACGTCGCCGTCGCCGTCGTCGGCGAGCAGTGGTACTACCACGAGTTTTGCACCGGGGCGCGGGCGCCTGAGGAGTGGCCCCACCGGGCGTCGCTGGAGCTGTCGACGCCCCAGCGCGAGTTCGTCGAGGCCCTGGCCGAGACCGGGACGCCGACCGTCGTCGTCCTGGTGTCGGGCCGGCCACTCGCCGTCGAGGGCGTGGCCGATGTCGCCGACGCGCTCGTGCTGGCGTACTACCCGGGGACGGCGGGGGGCGACGCGGTCGCCGACGTGCTGTACGGCGACGCCGACCCGGGCGGTCGGCTCCCGGTCTCGGTCCCCCGGTCGGCCGGGCACCTGCCCCAGCACCGCGAGGTCCGGCGACAGGGCCGCCCCATCGAGCAGGCCCACCTCGATTCCTACGACCCGCTGTATCCGTTCGGCTACGGGCTGAGCTACGCCAGCTTCGACTACGAGGACCTGGGCGTGACGCCGACCGAGGGCACCGCGTCGACGACGTTCCGGTTCGACGTGACGGTCTCGAACGCCAGCGACCGCGCGGGGACGGACGTGGTGCAGGTGTACGGCTCCCAGCGGGTGTCCCGACGGGTCAGACCGGTCGAAGAGCTCGTCGGCTACGAGCGGGTCGACCTGGACCCGGGAGAGCGCCGGACGGTCACCGTCGACGTGCCCGCCGAGCGCCTGGGCTATTACCGTCCCGGGGACGGCTACGTCCTCGAGCCGGGACGGTACGACGTCTCCGTCGGCGAGTTCGGGCGAACGATCACGGTCGTCGACGAGTGA
- the endA gene encoding tRNA-intron lyase, protein MDPTLAGDVVRAGSRARERFYDSRGYGRPVGGDLELAPVEAAHLLYRGDLDSVDGMDFRAFLASAAVPEVAFFVYKDLRDRGFYLSPAREGWVDDPAGADFVVYPRGKGPWDDAVAHRVRVAGERETVPATALGASVLAVVDEESEITYLETDRPDVDGTSDADVPPAEGDLLAERVVCWDPPADLYERAFYGQRLGDDEAVQLSLVEAAYLAQRGSLSVDGGEAALLERGREVEGDRFDRRLAVYAHLRERGVVPKTGFKFGADFRTYADVDGVDDLGHSELLVRVLAADHEFAPRDLALDVRLAHGVRKTMTFALVGDDGIDWVSVERLTP, encoded by the coding sequence ATGGATCCGACGCTCGCAGGCGACGTGGTCAGGGCCGGCAGCCGGGCCCGCGAGCGGTTCTACGACTCGCGGGGCTACGGTCGTCCGGTCGGCGGCGACCTAGAGCTCGCGCCGGTCGAGGCCGCGCACCTGCTGTATCGAGGCGACCTCGATTCGGTCGACGGGATGGACTTCCGGGCCTTCCTCGCCTCGGCGGCCGTCCCCGAGGTCGCCTTCTTCGTCTACAAGGACCTGCGCGACCGGGGATTCTACCTCTCGCCCGCGCGCGAGGGCTGGGTCGACGACCCCGCGGGCGCCGACTTCGTGGTCTACCCCCGGGGGAAGGGTCCCTGGGACGACGCCGTCGCCCACCGCGTGCGCGTCGCCGGCGAGCGCGAGACGGTCCCGGCGACCGCGCTGGGCGCGTCCGTCCTCGCCGTCGTCGACGAGGAGTCGGAGATTACCTACCTCGAGACCGACCGACCCGACGTCGACGGCACCAGCGACGCCGACGTCCCGCCCGCGGAGGGCGACCTGCTGGCAGAGCGGGTGGTGTGCTGGGACCCGCCCGCCGACCTCTACGAGCGGGCCTTCTACGGCCAGCGCCTCGGCGACGACGAGGCGGTCCAGCTCTCCCTCGTCGAGGCGGCCTACCTCGCCCAGCGGGGGTCCCTCTCGGTCGACGGCGGCGAGGCGGCGCTGCTGGAGCGGGGCCGCGAGGTCGAGGGCGACCGATTCGACCGGCGGCTGGCCGTCTACGCCCACCTGCGCGAGCGCGGCGTCGTCCCCAAGACGGGATTCAAGTTCGGCGCCGACTTCCGGACCTACGCCGACGTCGACGGCGTCGACGACCTGGGCCACTCCGAACTGCTGGTCCGCGTCCTCGCGGCCGACCACGAGTTCGCGCCGCGGGACCTGGCGCTGGACGTCCGCCTCGCCCACGGCGTCCGGAAGACGATGACCTTCGCGCTGGTCGGCGACGACGGCATCGACTGGGTGTCGGTCGAGCGGCTGACGCCCTGA
- a CDS encoding class I SAM-dependent methyltransferase — MGERRSIDPEHRAHLERSERVWNRRSDGYGRSERDFAPMLDAAVERLGVGPGDAVLEVGCGPGTNFERLHDLVGPEGRIVAVDYSHAMVERARERARENGFDNVDVIRGDATRTAFEPASFDAALASLSLSVTPDAEAALRCVREALVPGGRLVVFDLQRIQSGPLRIVNPLVVAFLQWYGNWNPDEDVRAALRATFETVEVEATYTAGTTYRAVAEKAADA, encoded by the coding sequence ATGGGCGAGCGCCGGTCGATCGATCCGGAGCACAGGGCTCACCTCGAGCGCAGCGAACGGGTGTGGAACCGCCGGAGCGACGGCTACGGCAGGAGCGAGCGGGACTTCGCGCCGATGCTGGACGCGGCCGTCGAGCGCCTCGGCGTCGGTCCGGGCGACGCGGTGCTGGAGGTCGGGTGCGGGCCGGGCACGAACTTCGAGCGGTTGCACGACCTGGTCGGCCCCGAGGGTCGAATCGTCGCCGTCGACTACAGCCACGCGATGGTCGAGCGCGCACGGGAACGCGCCCGCGAGAACGGATTCGACAACGTCGACGTGATCCGGGGCGACGCGACCCGGACGGCCTTCGAACCCGCCAGTTTCGACGCCGCGCTCGCCTCGCTGTCGCTGAGCGTCACGCCCGACGCCGAGGCGGCCCTGCGGTGCGTCCGCGAGGCGCTCGTCCCGGGCGGCCGACTGGTCGTCTTCGACCTGCAGCGGATCCAGTCGGGGCCCCTCCGGATCGTCAACCCGCTCGTGGTCGCCTTCCTGCAGTGGTACGGCAACTGGAACCCCGACGAGGACGTGCGGGCGGCGCTGCGGGCGACGTTCGAGACGGTCGAGGTCGAGGCGACGTACACGGCCGGGACGACCTACCGGGCGGTGGCGGAGAAGGCGGCGGACGCGTAG
- a CDS encoding tryptophan--tRNA ligase: MTHDSSDAEGADSPASPDVTTDGGEPRRDTSDRRSDGGETSEASRTSSELRSDGGTEAAGADDVALDPWGSTTVADYRKLFEQFGIEEFDELLDEVPDPHYLMRRGVIFGHRDYRPVARAMREGEDFAALSGFMPTGDPHIGHKLVFDELIWHQERGADARGLIADLEAHSARGLSWDEIDEHARSYVLSLLALGFDPEDGELYRQSENREVQDLAFELGAEANFSELQAIYDFDGETDVSHMQSVVTQMADILYPQLDEPKPTVIPVGPDQDPHMRLARDLAARMRYFGVTEAYASFELDDDERPLVAEAYEALDEDVGEDERVRCGDAADWLREHADPSDARQRAVEKLDNAGKEPLRPRTRILDRNATEAAFDALIEAVEGEKRVYEAHVDAFDLSREAADELAREVELDHGGYGFLPPSSIYHRFMTGLTGGKMSSSIPASHISLIDDPEDGYDKVMSATTAGRETAEKQRELGGEAEECPVYELYAYLLAGDDDEFAREVYDECVGGERLCGGCKEQAAELMEEFLEEHQEKRAEWEDRLDELDIDLDSDR; this comes from the coding sequence ATGACGCACGATTCTTCCGACGCCGAGGGGGCCGATTCTCCGGCCTCCCCGGACGTCACGACGGATGGGGGCGAGCCGAGGCGAGACACGTCGGATCGGAGATCCGACGGTGGTGAGACGAGCGAAGCGAGTCGAACTTCGTCAGAGCTGCGCTCTGACGGCGGAACGGAGGCCGCCGGGGCCGACGACGTGGCGCTGGACCCGTGGGGCTCCACGACGGTCGCGGACTACCGGAAGCTGTTCGAGCAGTTCGGCATCGAGGAGTTCGACGAGCTGCTCGACGAGGTCCCCGACCCTCACTACCTGATGCGCCGCGGGGTCATCTTCGGCCACCGCGACTACCGGCCGGTCGCCCGCGCCATGCGCGAGGGGGAGGACTTCGCCGCGCTCTCCGGGTTCATGCCCACCGGCGACCCCCACATCGGCCACAAGCTCGTGTTCGACGAGCTGATCTGGCACCAGGAGCGCGGCGCCGACGCGCGCGGCCTGATCGCCGACCTCGAGGCCCACAGCGCCCGCGGGCTCTCCTGGGACGAGATCGACGAGCACGCGCGGAGCTACGTTCTCTCGCTGCTGGCTCTGGGTTTCGACCCCGAGGACGGCGAGCTGTACCGCCAGTCCGAGAACCGCGAGGTCCAGGACCTGGCCTTCGAGCTGGGCGCCGAGGCCAACTTCTCCGAGCTGCAGGCCATCTACGACTTCGACGGCGAGACCGACGTCTCCCACATGCAGAGCGTCGTCACGCAGATGGCCGACATCCTCTATCCCCAGCTGGACGAGCCCAAGCCGACGGTGATCCCCGTGGGTCCGGACCAGGACCCCCACATGCGGCTGGCCCGGGACCTGGCCGCGCGGATGCGCTACTTCGGCGTCACCGAGGCCTACGCCAGCTTCGAGCTGGACGACGACGAGCGGCCGCTGGTCGCCGAGGCCTACGAGGCGCTGGACGAGGACGTCGGCGAGGACGAGCGGGTCCGCTGTGGGGACGCCGCCGACTGGCTCCGCGAGCACGCCGATCCGAGCGACGCCCGCCAGCGCGCCGTCGAGAAGCTCGACAACGCGGGCAAGGAGCCGCTCCGCCCGCGGACGCGCATCCTGGACCGCAACGCCACCGAGGCGGCCTTCGACGCCCTGATCGAGGCCGTCGAAGGGGAGAAGCGCGTCTACGAGGCCCACGTCGACGCCTTCGACCTCTCCCGCGAGGCGGCCGACGAGCTGGCCCGCGAGGTGGAACTCGACCACGGCGGCTACGGCTTCCTGCCGCCGTCGTCGATCTACCACCGCTTCATGACCGGCCTCACGGGCGGCAAGATGTCGTCCTCCATCCCGGCGAGTCACATCAGCCTCATCGACGACCCCGAGGACGGCTACGACAAGGTCATGTCCGCGACGACGGCCGGCCGGGAGACCGCCGAGAAGCAGCGGGAACTGGGCGGCGAGGCCGAGGAGTGTCCCGTCTACGAGCTGTACGCCTACCTGCTGGCCGGCGACGACGACGAGTTCGCCAGGGAGGTCTACGACGAGTGCGTCGGCGGTGAGCGCCTCTGTGGCGGCTGCAAGGAGCAGGCCGCCGAGCTCATGGAGGAATTCCTCGAGGAGCACCAGGAGAAGCGCGCCGAGTGGGAGGACCGGCTCGACGAACTGGACATCGACCTCGACTCGGACCGGTAA
- a CDS encoding DUF7344 domain-containing protein has translation MVDLGTKARTRSDESTGDVSYDDGFQLLSNHRRRYALQYLYRNGESATLGELAERIAAWENGISLGEVSSSERKRVYTSLQQIHLPRMDDMDVIEYDDRSGTVELGPAADDLDVYMEIVAGRDVPWSQFYLGLGLVNTALLGVVAFDVAAHPLTDGAWGLFAATTVLVASVVHTYYNRTEMRLQVHDNPPEIDR, from the coding sequence ATGGTCGATCTCGGAACGAAAGCACGGACTCGAAGCGACGAGAGTACGGGAGACGTCTCCTACGACGACGGCTTCCAGCTACTCAGCAATCACCGCCGGCGCTACGCGCTCCAGTACCTCTACCGCAACGGGGAGTCGGCGACACTCGGAGAGCTCGCGGAGCGGATCGCCGCCTGGGAGAACGGAATCAGTCTCGGCGAAGTCTCCTCCAGCGAGCGAAAGCGGGTCTACACGTCCCTCCAGCAGATCCATCTCCCGCGGATGGACGATATGGACGTGATCGAATACGACGACCGGTCGGGGACCGTCGAACTCGGCCCGGCAGCCGACGACCTCGACGTCTACATGGAGATCGTCGCCGGGCGCGACGTCCCGTGGAGTCAGTTCTACCTCGGGCTCGGGCTCGTGAACACGGCGTTGCTCGGCGTCGTCGCGTTCGACGTCGCCGCGCATCCGCTGACGGACGGGGCCTGGGGGCTGTTCGCCGCCACGACGGTCCTCGTCGCGTCCGTCGTCCACACGTACTACAACCGGACAGAGATGCGCCTCCAGGTGCACGACAACCCGCCGGAAATCGATCGATGA
- a CDS encoding DUF1102 domain-containing protein, protein MERRKFIATVGSLAAGSAAAVGTGAFTSVTASRDVDVEVADDASAYLRLQGAGGPNAEYVTDDGNGGTLAIDLSSNNATSAGGQGVNLDAITQIDELFVVENQGTQEVEVTIDKNGSHSDLVEFHTTTDYNDEIGSSSGNGVTLGAGDSATVSVEIDTEGESLSSGDQLLDSVTFNADAT, encoded by the coding sequence ATGGAACGACGCAAATTCATCGCGACTGTTGGATCGCTCGCCGCCGGCTCGGCGGCAGCAGTAGGTACCGGTGCGTTCACGAGTGTCACGGCGTCCCGCGACGTCGACGTCGAGGTCGCGGACGACGCGTCCGCGTACCTCCGCCTGCAGGGCGCTGGCGGACCCAACGCCGAGTACGTCACCGACGACGGGAACGGCGGCACGCTGGCGATCGACCTCTCCTCGAACAACGCGACCAGCGCCGGCGGACAGGGCGTCAACCTCGACGCCATCACCCAGATCGACGAGCTGTTCGTCGTCGAGAACCAGGGCACTCAGGAGGTCGAAGTGACCATCGACAAGAACGGGTCCCACAGCGACCTCGTCGAGTTCCACACGACGACCGACTACAACGACGAGATCGGCAGCTCCAGCGGGAACGGCGTCACGCTCGGTGCCGGTGACAGCGCCACCGTCAGCGTCGAGATCGACACCGAGGGCGAGAGCCTGAGCAGCGGCGACCAGCTGCTCGACTCGGTGACCTTCAACGCGGACGCGACGTAA
- a CDS encoding signal peptidase I, translated as MGLGSRLGQLIELLVAALVLAMIAGQLLGQPAVVGYVETGSMAPTLAPGDGFVAVPAALAGPIEEGDVVTFRAEQLHGGGLTTHRVVGETERGYVTRGDANPFTDQDGVEPPVKDDQIVAVAWRPGGEVFVLPGIGAAVTGVRAALEGGQTMLAQFLGTRAVLGTQGFAYLLFAVTGAYYVVSTWRDDGAGRDRTRERDAGVDPRTITVVGTLAVVLVVTAAMVGPSGAQRIDVVSAEFESPNPGVIERGTTGTVNYTVTNDAAVPAVVYLESNDGVAADPSTTTVSARTERTVVLAITAPGETGHYRYYLTERRYLAVLPTPLIDALYRLHPWLPVAVIDAVLGGVVYLALGAALGSERARSRSRDRSSWLRRLRSRVP; from the coding sequence ATGGGGCTGGGGTCCCGTCTCGGTCAGCTAATCGAGCTACTCGTAGCCGCGCTCGTCCTCGCCATGATCGCCGGCCAGTTGCTGGGTCAGCCCGCCGTCGTCGGCTACGTCGAGACGGGGAGCATGGCACCGACGCTCGCGCCCGGCGACGGGTTCGTCGCCGTCCCCGCGGCCCTGGCCGGACCCATCGAGGAGGGCGACGTCGTCACCTTCCGCGCCGAGCAGCTCCACGGCGGCGGACTGACGACCCACCGCGTCGTGGGCGAGACGGAGCGCGGGTACGTGACGCGGGGCGACGCGAACCCGTTCACCGACCAGGACGGCGTGGAACCCCCGGTCAAGGACGACCAGATCGTCGCGGTCGCCTGGCGGCCCGGCGGCGAGGTGTTCGTCCTCCCGGGCATCGGCGCCGCGGTGACGGGCGTTCGGGCCGCGCTGGAGGGCGGCCAGACGATGCTCGCCCAGTTCCTGGGGACCCGTGCCGTTCTCGGGACGCAGGGGTTCGCCTACCTCCTGTTCGCCGTGACCGGCGCCTACTACGTGGTGAGTACGTGGCGAGACGACGGGGCCGGCCGGGACCGGACGCGGGAGCGCGACGCTGGCGTCGACCCCCGGACGATCACGGTCGTGGGGACGCTCGCCGTCGTTCTGGTCGTCACCGCCGCGATGGTCGGTCCCAGCGGCGCCCAGCGGATCGACGTCGTGAGCGCGGAGTTCGAGTCGCCCAACCCAGGGGTGATCGAACGGGGTACCACGGGGACGGTCAACTACACCGTGACGAACGACGCCGCGGTCCCGGCGGTCGTCTACCTCGAGTCCAACGACGGCGTCGCCGCCGATCCGTCGACGACGACAGTTTCGGCCCGAACGGAGCGGACCGTGGTCCTCGCGATCACCGCGCCGGGAGAGACCGGCCACTATCGGTACTACCTGACCGAACGACGCTACCTCGCAGTCCTCCCGACCCCGCTCATCGATGCGCTCTACCGGTTGCACCCGTGGCTACCCGTCGCCGTCATCGACGCGGTGCTCGGCGGAGTGGTCTACCTCGCTCTCGGCGCCGCTCTGGGTTCGGAACGGGCGCGCTCCCGGTCGCGCGACCGGTCCTCGTGGCTCCGGCGGCTCCGCTCGCGCGTGCCGTGA
- a CDS encoding phenylalanine--tRNA ligase subunit alpha, which translates to MKLPQAQVALLRAADANEDRRIEAVAEEADVKPETATGAAFELEDEGLVTVSEETVESVSLTDEGRQYLDEDLPEVRFYRAAIGAGAADEPAEMGPVIGGAGLEGDAVDIALSNFARKGYGEIDSGSVRADPDADPDADSEAAALEAVESGDADGVDGDALDQLERRGLVERSESTVRSVRLTDDGVTALMEGVEAAETVGEVTPELLTSGEWADVEFAEYNVEADAETVQGGKEHVLRQTANRVKDVLVGMGFKEMQGPHADAQFWINDCLFMPQDHPARTHWDQFALSNPEEIDHLPEDLVERVRSAHLEGVGEDGEGYHSPWTEDVARRVDLRGHTTSLSMRYLSGEQIGDLEPPERYFSVEKVYRNDTLDPTHLLEFFQIEGWVMAEDLSVRDLMGTFTEFYEQFGITDLEFKPHYNPYTEPSFELFGTHPETGEIVEVGNSGIFRDEVLEPLGVDCDVMAWGLSLERLLMLMYGFEDIRDVHGTLADLELLRSEEVVY; encoded by the coding sequence ATGAAGCTACCACAGGCGCAGGTGGCCCTGCTCCGGGCCGCCGACGCGAACGAGGACAGGCGCATCGAGGCGGTGGCCGAGGAGGCCGACGTGAAACCAGAGACGGCGACGGGCGCCGCCTTCGAACTGGAAGACGAGGGACTCGTCACCGTCTCCGAGGAGACCGTCGAGTCCGTCTCGCTGACCGACGAGGGGCGGCAGTACCTCGACGAGGACCTGCCCGAGGTCCGCTTCTACCGGGCCGCGATCGGCGCCGGTGCCGCCGACGAACCCGCCGAGATGGGCCCCGTCATCGGCGGCGCCGGCCTGGAGGGCGACGCCGTCGACATCGCGCTCTCGAACTTCGCCCGGAAGGGGTACGGCGAGATCGACAGCGGCTCCGTGCGCGCGGACCCGGACGCCGACCCCGACGCCGATTCCGAGGCAGCGGCCCTCGAGGCCGTCGAGAGCGGCGACGCGGACGGAGTCGACGGGGACGCGCTCGACCAGCTTGAGCGGCGCGGGCTGGTCGAGCGCTCCGAGTCGACCGTCCGATCCGTCCGGCTGACCGACGACGGCGTGACGGCGCTGATGGAGGGCGTCGAGGCCGCCGAGACCGTCGGCGAGGTGACGCCCGAACTGCTGACCAGCGGCGAGTGGGCGGACGTCGAGTTCGCCGAGTACAACGTCGAGGCCGACGCCGAGACCGTCCAGGGCGGCAAGGAGCACGTCCTCCGGCAGACCGCCAACCGCGTCAAGGACGTCCTCGTCGGGATGGGGTTCAAGGAGATGCAGGGCCCCCACGCCGACGCGCAGTTCTGGATCAACGACTGCCTGTTCATGCCCCAGGACCACCCGGCGCGGACTCACTGGGACCAGTTCGCCCTCTCGAACCCCGAGGAGATCGACCACCTCCCCGAGGACCTCGTCGAGCGCGTCCGCTCGGCCCACCTCGAGGGCGTCGGCGAGGACGGCGAGGGCTACCACTCGCCGTGGACCGAGGACGTCGCCCGGCGGGTCGACCTGCGCGGGCACACGACTTCGCTGTCGATGCGCTACCTCTCGGGCGAGCAGATCGGCGACCTCGAACCGCCCGAGCGGTACTTCAGCGTCGAGAAGGTGTACCGCAACGACACGCTCGACCCGACGCACCTCCTGGAGTTCTTCCAGATCGAGGGCTGGGTGATGGCCGAGGACCTCTCGGTGCGGGACCTGATGGGGACGTTCACGGAGTTCTACGAGCAGTTCGGCATCACCGACCTGGAGTTCAAGCCCCACTACAACCCCTACACGGAACCGAGCTTCGAGCTGTTCGGCACCCACCCCGAGACGGGCGAGATCGTCGAGGTGGGTAACTCCGGCATCTTCCGCGACGAGGTGCTGGAACCGCTGGGCGTCGACTGCGACGTGATGGCGTGGGGACTCTCCCTCGAACGGTTGCTCATGCTCATGTACGGCTTCGAGGACATCCGCGACGTGCACGGGACGCTGGCCGACCTCGAACTGCTGCGGTCCGAGGAGGTGGTGTACTGA